The DNA window TTGCCGAACTGATGCTGCTGGGCATGCGCCTGGACTCGACCGTGTACTTCGAGGCCGCGCTGGTCATCGCCATGCTTGGCTTCGGCAGCACGGTGGTGCTGAGCAAGTTCGTGCTGCGCCGGGACATCGTCGAATGAGCGCCGTGCTGGAGATCGCCCTGGCCGTGCTGCTGGTGGCCGGCAGCTTCTTCATCCTGGTCGGCGCGCTGGGACTGGTGAAGCTCTCGGACGTGTTCCGCCGCCTGCACGCGCCGACCAAGGCCAGCACCCTGGGCGTGGGCTGCGTGCTGCTGGCCTCGATGGGCGAGCACCTGCTGCGCGGCGAAGGCCTGCAGCCGCGCGAGCTGCTGATCACCGTGTTCCTGTTCATGACCGCGCCGATCAGCGCGCACCTGATCGCCAAGGCCGCGCTGGCGCTGATGCCGCGCTTCGCCCCGCCGCCTCCGCCGGCCGATCAGCCAGACCGTGCGCGGCTCACTGCAGCCAAGCCAGCTCCAGCACCAGCCAGCCGGCAAACGCCAGCAGCAGTACCGCGGCCTCGCCACGACTGACCCGCGCATCGCCGCGCAGCATCGGCACCAGCACGATGGCCAGGGCGATCGCCGCCGGCAGCTCCAGCTTCACGAACGAGGCCGGCAGCGCCAGCGGCGCGATGACGGCCATGCCGCCGACCACCACCAGCAGGTTGAACACGCTCGAGCCGATCACATGGCCCAGCACCATGTCGCCCTGCCCGCGCCGGGCGGCGACGATGGCCGCGGCGACCTCCGGCAGCGCGGTGCCGATGGCCACCGGCAGCAGGCCGGCCATCAGCGGCGTCAGCCCGAGCGAAGGCGCCAGCTGCAGCATCGCGGCGACCACGTCGCGTGCGCCGTAGCCCAGCAGCACCGCGCCGATCAACAGGCGCAGCAGGTTGAGCCAGGTCACCGTGCGAGTCGCCGCATAGGCGTCCACGCCGTCGCGCACGCCGGCGGCCTCGCCACGGCCCATCACCACCACGCGCACGACCACCACGACGAAGCCGACCAGCAGCAGGCCGCCTTCCAGGCGGTTGATGGTCCCGTCCAGGCCGAACACCATCAGCAACAGCGACCCGGCGATCAGGACCAGCAACAGGGGCAGCAACAGCCGCAGGCGCACGACCACCGCCCCGGCCATCGCCGCCAGCGGCAGGGTCAGGCCCAGGTTGACCAGGTTGGAACCGACTGCGTTGCCCAGCGCCAGTTCCGGCTGGCCGTGCAGCAGCGCCGCGGCGTTGACGAACAGTTCCGGCAGCGAGGTGCCGAAGGCCATCAGCAGCAGGCCGGCGGTGAACGGCGTCACGCCCAGCTTCTGCGCCAGGCCGGATACGCCCTTGACCAGCGTGTCCCCGCCCAGCGCCAGCAGCACCAGGCCCAGCACGAACAGTCCCCAGGCATCGAGCATCACACGCATCCCCTCGTCAGGCGTGGGCCGATTCTAGGGCGTGTCATCAATTCCCGGATAGGCCGCGTTGGGTCTGCAAGGCTGTCAGCTAAAGCCGCGTCACGACAGATGGCGGCTTTGCAGGCCCAACCCGAAGGGTCGCTCCTATGTGCAGAGCCTCAGCCGGCGCCGGCCATCGCGCGCAGGCCGATGCCGACCAGATAGGCCAGCAGTGTGCCGGTGGCGTAGCCCATCGTGCCCAGCAGCACGCCCACCGGCGCCAGGGCCGGGTGGAAGGCCGCGGCCACCACCGGTGCCGAGGCCGGGCCGCCGATGTTGGCCTGCGAGCCCAGCGCGAAGTAGAACAGCGGCGCCTTGAGCAGCTTGCCCAGCGCGAACAGCACCACGATGTGCACCGCGATCCAGATCACCGCCAGCACCAGCAGCCACGGCCGGTCCAGCAGCGCGCCGATCTCCATCTGCATGCCGATGCAGGCGATCAGCACGTACAGCAGCAGGGTGCCGATCTTGGATGCACCGACGCCATCGAGCCGGCGCGCCGGGGTGAAGCTCAAGGCCAGCCCGCCCACCGTGCACAGCAACACCACCCACACATAGGGCGAATCCAGGCTGGCCGCGTGCGCCCAGCGATACGGTGCGAACAGTCCGGCCAGCCACGGCGCCACGCCGTGGGCCAGGCCGACCGCGCCGAAGGCCACCCCGACGATCAGCATGTAGTCGGTCAGCGTGGGGATGCGCGCATGCTGGGCGCTGTAGTCGGCCAGGCGCCGCTGCAGGTCGTCGATGGCCGAGGTATCCGCGCCGGAGCGCGCGTCGATCTGCTTGGCGCGCCCGGCGATGAAGATCAGGAACGCCATCCACACATAGCCCACGCCCACGTCGAGCACCGCGAACTGGCCGAACACCGTGGCGTCGACGTCGAACATCTCCTTCATCGCCACCATGTTGGCGCCGCCGCCGATCCAACTGCCGGCCAGCGCGGCCATGCCGCCCCAGGTGTCGCCGGCCACGGTGGCCGCGTGCAACTTGCTCATCAGCCAGAACGAGAAGAACGCGCCGGCCATGATGCTGGCCGAGGCGCCGAAGTACATCGCCAGCATCCGCCAGCCCAGGCGCAGCACCGCCTTCAGGTCGATGGTCATGGTCAGCAGCACCAGCGAGGCCGGCAGCAGCACGCGGCTGGCGACCGGGTTGTAGAGCTGGCTGGACGCACCGTCGATCAGACCGATGGAATTGAAGATGCCGGGGATGAAGTAGCACAGCAGCAGCGGCGGCACGACGGCGTAGAACTTCTTCCACGGGCCCGACGGGCGCGCAGCGGTCCAGAACACGAACGCCAGCGTGGCGGCGATCAGGCCGAACAGGACGATGTCGTTCTGGATCAGGGCGGGGTGGTCGGTGGGCATGGCGGGGTCATGGTACGGAAGAAGGAAACGCACCACCTGTCGCGGTGGACAGGGGGCTCATGCGGCGGCCCGCTCCTGGGCGAAGCGCGACAAGGCGTACGGGGCCAGGTCGATGCCGGTCGGCTGGCCCAGCATCGCCCGGGCCATCAGCTGGCCGCTGATCGGCCCCTGGGTCAGGCCGAGGTGACCGTGGCCGGTGGCGATCCAGATGCGTTCGTCGGGCACGCGATCCAGCACCGGCAGCGAGTCCGGCGTGCACGGCCGGTGGCCGGCCCAGCGCCCCTGCGCGCGTCCGGCCAGGGTCGGGAACAGCTGCCGGGCCTGCGCATCGAGGCGCTCGATCAAGCCGTAGCGCGGCGGTCGGTCCAGGGCGGTCAGCTCCTTGATGCTGGTCATGCGCAGACCGGCCTGCATCGGCGAGATGACCAGGTAGCGCTCGGCCCACAGCGTTGGGCGATAGACGATATCGGGCTGCTGTGGGTACATCAGGTGGTAGCCGCGGGCCGGGATCATCGGCAGGCGCACGCCGAAGGGGCGCAGCAGCGCCGCGCTCCAGGCGCCCGCGGCGACCACCACGTCGGCCGCATGCACGGCGCCGCGCGCGGTCTCCACCCGGTAGTGCGCGCCATCGCGCGCGATGGCCCCGACCTGCGCGATGTGCGCGTGCGCGCCTTGGCTCAGTAGGTGTTGGAACAGGCGACGGCACAGTTCGCCCGGGTCGCGCAGCGCCAGCGCCTCGCGCTGGAACACGCCATGGACGAAGCGTCCTCCCAGCTTGGGTTCCAGCTGGCGCAGCTGGGGGCCGTCGAGTTCATCGAAGACCACCCCGCGCTCGCGCATCAGCGCCCGCGCCCAACGCGCCCCGGCATAGGTTCCCGGGTCGCTGTAGACGTGCAGATAGCCGCTGTGTCCGATCAGGGCCTGCGCCCCGATGGCCTCGGCCAATTCCAGCCAGGGTGCCCGCGCGGCGGCGTTGAGCGCATGCAGCGCGTCGGTCACCTCGCGCATGCGCCGCGCGTTGCCATCGCGCACGAAGCGCAGCAGCCAGCCGGCCCAGCTGGGGCAGGCGGCCCAGTCCAGCTTCAACGGTGCCAGCGGACTGGCGAGCATGCGCAGCGCCTTCCAGGCGATGCCCGGAGTGGACTGCGGCAAGACGTTGCCGACCGAGATCGAGCCGGCATTGCCGAACGAGGCCTGGGCGCCCGGACCGGCCGCATCGATGAGCACGCAGGACACCCCCTGACGCTGAAGCTGCCAGGCGGTGGACAAGCCGACGATGCCGCAGCCGATCACCGCGACATCGGCGGTCCGCAGATGGGCGAGCGGCGGACTCACCGGATCGGCACGTCGTAAGCCGTGCGCGGCGTCGGCTCCGGGCGCAATGTGTAGTGCCACCACTCGCTGGGATAGTTGGCGAATCCTTCGCTGCGCATGGCCTGCAGCAGCAGGCGCCGGTTCGCGCGCTGGTCCGCGTTCAACCCGGGCGCCTCGGTATGCGCGCGGGGATCGAAGAAGTCGAACGGCGTGCCCATGTCCAGCTCGGTGCAGCGCCCTTGCGCGCAACGCACCAGGGTCAGGTCGACGGTCGCGCCGCGGCTGTGGCCGGAGACTTCGGCCACGTAGCCGTCGGGGATGATCCGGGCCTTGTCCAGGCCAGGATAGAACTCGGCCTTCATCGCCTGGTCGTCCGGATCGCCAGCCCAGCGCACGAAGTCCTGCACTGCGCGGACGGGGCGGTAGCAGTCGAACACCTTCAGCCCCAGGCCCTGCCCGCGCAGCCCGGCCTGGACCCGGGCCAGCGCACGCGCCACCGGCGCCAGCAGCAGGCACTTGGGCGCCTGGTAGCCGGCCACCGGGCGTCCGGTGAAGTTGTGCGCGCCCGCATAGCGGATCTCCAGCTGGACATCGGGGGCCACCGTGGTGATGTCCACCAGCTCGGCCTGCGCGGCGGTGGTGGCCGGCGAGACCCGCACCCTATCGGCCGCCATCGCACCCGTGGCCGTCAGCAGCGCCGCCAGCCCCAGGACCGCACGTCCGAGGCGGCGGCCCCAATCCGCTGCCGGCCTGGATGGCCTGGCGGCCGCGCGCATCACATGCCGTCCTCGGGGGCGCCCGCATCCGGCGGTGGCCGGGTCAGGTCGTAGAGGATGCGCAGGTCCTCGGCATCCAGGCTCCTGCCCTCCATGCCGCGGAAGTGGTGGTGGAAGGACTGCACCGTGTCACCGCGATTGGTCAGCGGATAGCCCAGCTCGGCCAGCGCGCGCCATGGGTCGAAGTCGGCCGGCGCCGGCGGCGCATCCGGGTGCGGCCAGCGGCCGAAGCCCGCATCGGCCAATTGCTTCCACGGAAACAGCGGGCCCGGGTCGATCTTGCGGCCCGGCGCCAGGTCTTCGTGCCCGATGATCGCCGTGCGCGGGATGTGGTGGCGCTTGCACAGGTCGTCCAGCAGCACGATCAGGCTGTCGATCTGGGCCTGGGCGAACGGCGACTGACCATCGTTGTCCAGCTCGATGCCGATCGAGGCCGAGTTGACGTCGCTGATGGTGCCCCAGTGCCCGGCGCCCGCGTGCCAGGCACGACGATCGTCGCTGACCAGCTGGTAGCGCTTGCCGTCGCTGCCGATCAGGTAGTGCGCGCTCACCGGCCCCTTGCTGTTGGCGGTCTTGAGCGTCTTGAGGCTCTGCTGGACCGCGTCCTGGCTGGTGAAATGGATGACGATGAGCTGCGCCCCACGCTTGTTCTGGTTGGGAGAGGGCTCCCACTGCGCCAGGGGATTCCTGGCCGGCAGATTGGCGCAAGCACTGAGCATCAGCGTGGCCAACAGGGCGCCGCCCATGGCCAGGGCCCGGCGTGGCGACAGGCCGGTGCGGAGGGTCGAGGGTCTGGAAGTCATCGGCGTTGGGGCTCTTGCGGGACGGGAAAGACGATTCACGGCGCCGGGCATGGCCCGGTGCGGCGCAGGTGCAGGTCCGGGTAGTCGTAGCTGAAGTCGGCATCGGGATTGATCGCGGACATCGCCAGCGCGACGACCTGCCCGTTGCCTTCCACATCCAGCCACGGCTCGGCATCGACGCTGGGGTCGGTCCAGTCCACCATCAGGCGCTGGCCCACGCGCAGCACCGTGCCGTGCATGCGCGGCGACTTGGCCGAGCGCCACTGCACCTGGCCATCGACCGGGCACACGCTGACATCACCGAACCAGGCATCGTGATACAGGCCAAGCACGCGCCCGGCATCGTCCGGCGCCACCGGCTTGCGCGAGGACGTATCGGGCACCGGCGCCGGCGCGGCCGCCTTGGCCTCGGCGCGCGACTGCGCCAGCAGCCCCGCATAGTGGTCCACATCCAGCACCTGGCCCGGCTGGGTGTAGAGCTTGGTCAGGGCCTCGGTCAGCGTGGTGCGCGCCTCGCCGCCCTCGCCGTTGATCAGCACCACGAAGCCGGCATGCAGGTCCGGCAGCAGGGTCAGCGAGGAATACATCCCCATCAGCGTGCCGGTATGGGCCACGCGCCACTGGCCGTCCACGTCGGACAAACGCCAGGCATAGCCGTAGCCGTACAGATGGGTGCCATCCCAGTCGCGCATCTGGCGCGAGATCGGCATGGGCGTGTGCAGCGACCACAGCGCCTGACGCTGGGTGGCCGACACCCACGGATGCGGCGTGTCGGTGTCCAGCCACATGCGCGCCCAGATGGTCATGTCGTGCAGGCTGCAGCGGATGCCGCCGGCCGCCATGGACGGGGTATCGGGGATGGTCGCCGCGTCCTCGCGCACCACCACATTGTGGTTGTCCTGGCGCATATGCGGTTGGGCCACGTTGCCGACCGCGTCGCGGTCGAACGCGCCCACTTGGCAGCGGTCCATACCCAGCGGCCCGAACACCTGCTCGCGCACCAGCTGGTCGTAGGGCTTGCCGCCGGCCGCGGCGGCCACCTGCCCGGCCACCACGTACATCAGGTTGTCGTAGGCGTAATGCGCGCGGAAGCTGTGGGTCGGCTTGAGGTAGGCCAGCCCACGCACGATGTCCTCGCGGGTGAAGGCATTGGGCTCGGGCCAAAGCATCAGGTCGCCGGCGCCTAGGCCCAGGCCGCTGTTATGGATCAGCAGGTCGCGCACCTGGATGTTGCGCGTCACCCACGGGTCGAACATACGGAACTGCGGCAGGTACTTGGTCACCAGGTCGTCCCAGGCCAGCTTGCCTTCATCGACCAGCCGCGCCAGCAGCCCGGTGGTCATGGCCTTGGAGTTGGAGGCGATCTTGAACAGCGTGTCCGCGTCGATCCGTTCGCCACTGCCCGCGCGCGTTTCGCCTGCGGTGCGCTGGTAGATCACCTTGCCGTCCTGGACCACGCCCACCGCCAGTCCCGGCAGTTGGTAGCGCGCCATGGTCTGGTCGAACAAGGCATCCAACCGCGACTGCGCGGGCTGTGGCACCGCGGCGGCGGACGGGCCGGCCACGGCCATCAGGGTCAGCAGCCCTAGTGCGGCCAGGCGCCATCGGCTGGCGCGTGTCGGTACACGATGGCGGCGGTGCTGCGGGTGTGGATGCATGGGACAACCTCGTGGTCCGGCGCGCGGCCCTGTCGATTCACCACGCGCCAACTAAATTATTCCAAGAAGATATCGTTTATGGAATTTTTATTCCAACCCCTGCGCGATGGACATGGCAAGGCCCGCCGAAGCGGGCCTTGCGCGCGGGGGCGATGTTCGCGCCCTTCAGGCCGATCAGCGAGCGCTACAGGAACTTGTAACGCACGTTGAGGGTGTACGCACGGCCACGCGGGTCGGCCACGCGCGGCTCCCAGCCCGCGCCGGCGGCATAGTCGTTCATGTGCGCGGTGAACGGCGGGTCGGTATCGAACAGGTTCTTGATGCCGAAGGTCACATCGATGTTGTGGAAGCCCTTGTAGCTGACGCTGTAGTTGTAGGTGGTGTAGCTGGACACGTCCGGATCCCAGTTCGGCGGGATGTAGGTGCCGTTGCGCACGCTGATCGGCTCTTCGTCCTTGTACCCGTCACGGAAGATCTGGGTCAGCATGTGCGACCAGTCGCCGCGCTGGTAGGCCACGCTCAAGGTGTGCTTCCAGCGGATCGGCAGACTGTAGTAGCGCACGTACTCGCCGACCAGATTGTCGGTGTACGGCAGGGTCTCCAGGTCCTTGGTGCGATAGGTGTCCAGGTAGCTGCCGTTGAGGTGCACGCGCCAGTCACCGCCAAGCACGTCGTCGAAGGTCAGGTTGACGTCGGTCTCGATCCCGCGCATCAGGCTGCCGCCGGAGTTGATGTAGCGCTGATCGATGGCGGTGATGTTGCCGTTGGCGTCGCGGATGAAGTTGTCGGCGAAGGTGTCGTAGTTCTCCACCAGGGTGTCGATGGAGATGCCCGAGCGGATGGTCTTTTCGCGCTTGATCTCCCACCAGTCCACGCTCATGTTGAACCAGTCGACCGGGGCGATGACCACGCCCAGGCTCTTCTGCCGGGACTCTTCCGGATCCAGGTCCTTCTTGCCGCCGGTCAGCAGGTTGGGCTGGATCGCCTCGCAGCCCGGGGTGCTGGTATCGGCCACGCCGCCTGGGCAGGTCGCCGGGTCGGCCAGGTCCAGGCCGGTGTAGGGGCTCTCGGCCTCGCCGTAGAACATCTGGTTGAAGGTCGGCACCTTGAAGCCGGTGCTGTAGGCACCGCGGAAGGCCAGCGCATCGATCGGCTGCCACTTGAAGGAGAACTTGGGATTGGTGGTCCCGCCGAAGCCCTCGTAATGGTCGTAGCGACCGGCCAGGGTCACATCCAGGGTGTCGAGCACCGGCAGATACAGCTCGGCGAACACCGCCTTGGTATCGCGGCTGACCTTCTGCAGGACGTTGCCGTTGTCGAACGGCGCCAGGTAGATGCCTTCGTCCTCGCCGGTCTGGTTACCGCCGAACTCGTACTCCTCGCGGCGCAGATCAATGCCCGTCGCCAGCTGCGCCTCGCCGCCGTACAGGCTGAAACCCAGGCCGCCGGACACGCTGGCGTCCAGGCTGGTCATGGTCGAGGTGCCGCCGTAGAGCTCCACGCCGTTGGCCGAGGCGGCGGCCAGTGCGGCCATCGCCTCCTCGGACTGCGCCTGGCCCGGCATCAGGAACGGATTGAGCAAGCCACTACCCAGCACGTCCTTGAGCTTGCTGGTGTAGTAGTAACCGCCTTCAAGACGCGAGGTCGACTTGCTCGACGCGCGCGACAGGCCAGCGGTGTAGTCCCAGCTGCCCAGCGAACCATCGAAGCCCAGCAGCAGTCGGTAGGACTTGGTATTGGTGGAAATCTCGCGCGGTCCGCAGGCCATGCAGCGCCAGCGATAGGCGATCGGCGCGCCGTAGGACAGCTGGCCAGGCCCGAAATACGAGGCCAGCTGGTCGTAGATCGCGTCGTAGGCCTCGCCGGTGCTCGGGTACCAGGTGGTGGCATCGAAGGTGCTGCCGGGCGAGATCTGGTACGGCTCGAAGCGCTTCTGGGCATCGACTTCCGAGCCGGTGAACTCCACGTACATCTGGTGCTGGTCGCCGAGCTTGAAGGTCGCCCGGCCGATCACATCCTTGCTCTCCACCGGCTGCTGGATCACCGCGGCGGCCGGATAGTCGTAGGCGCAGGCATAGCGCGCCGAGGGCACGCCCCACAGCACGTTGTCGTAGGGCCCCATCAGGTCGCTGCCGGTCTCGCAGCCCGCGCTGCCGGGCAGGTCCAAGGGATTGATGTACTGCTGGGTCGAGCCATCGGCCGGATCGGTCAGGCCGTTGCCAATCAGCGAATCGGCCCGGTTGGCGACCGTCGCGTACGGGGTGCCGCGCGTATCCGGGGATAGACCGCGATCGGGCTGGAACCCGTTGGAGAAATCGCGGTCGGTGCCGCGCAGGAGCTCGTCCTTGCGGTAGCTGAAGCTGGCCCAGGCGTTCCAACCGTCGGTGTCCAGGTCGCCGTGGCCGACCAGCAGGCTGCCGCGGTAGATGTTGCCGCCACCGTCCTCGGTCGCATCGACCATGCCGTTGACTTCCGCCCCCTGGTAATCGGTGCGGGTAATGAAGTTGATCACGCCGCCGATGGCGTCGGTGCCGTAGATGGCCGAAGCGCCGTCGCGCAGCACTTCGACCCGCTCGATCGCGGCGAAGGGAATGGAATTGAGATCCACCACCCGGCCCTTGAGACCGTGGGCGGCCACGCGGCGTCCGTTGAGCAGCACCAGGGTCGCGTCAGCGCCCTGTCCGCGCAGGTTGGCTGCCGACACGCCATTGTTGCCGCGCTGGTCCACGCCCGAGACGATGCCCGCGTTGCTGGCCAGGTTGTCCGAGCCATTGCCGGAGATGTTGAGGTAGCTCATCAGCTGCTCGGCCGAGCTGATGCCCTGCGCGTCGATCTCCTCCTTCTTGATGATCGTCACCGGCAGCGCGGTCTCGATGTCGGTGCGCTTGATGCGCGAACCGGTGACCGTGACCTTGTCCAGGTTCTTGGCGTCGGTGTCCGACGATGCGGCGTCCTGTGCCGAGGCGATGCCCGGGAGAAGCAGGGCGGCGAGCAGGCCCACGGCCAGGCGGCTGGGGGCGGGCAAAACGGTAGGACGACGCATGTGCGGATCTCCTGCAAGGTTTGGATGGATGGCGCAAGCGCTTCCCAGGCGCCGCGCGTGGACGACCGCCGGTCCACTCCCCATGACAGTTCCGCGCTGCGGGCAGCGCCGTGTGCGCATCGGCGCCACGGCCCCTTGGGGCCCCTTACATCGCGTGTCATCACATGGCGCCGACGCCGCCATGTCATCGCTGTGTAGCACGCAAAAAAAACCCGTGTCAATAAATTATTCCTGTTGCACAGACATTGCGGCATAGATATTCCCCGTGATGCCTGTCACGTTGTCGGACGGGATCCGGTTCAGGTTCGATGCCAGGGATGGGCAACCGGGCGCAGGATGCGACTTCGGTATCGTGGCCAGACGCGCCCGGTGGCGGCCTGCTCGGCGCGCGGCAACCGATAATTTATTCTTGCTTTTCGATTTCATCGGAATAAGTATTCCTTTATGTCAGCCCTCCGGAGCCTCCCCGCCATGTCCGGCCGCCCCTGTGCGGGGCGCCGCGTCGCGGCCCTGTCCCGCCATGCCTTCACCCTGTCCCTGCCCCTGTGGTTGCTGCTGGCCGCCGTGCCGGCCGCCGCGCGCGTGCCGGTGCCCCAGGTCCCCATCAACCCGGTCACTGGCGTCGTCGGCGTGGACCCGCCCAAGCTGACCCCGGCCTACTGGATTGCGCAGCAGGCGCACCCGGATCACCCGCTGCTCGATCGCGCCGGCATCGCCGCGCAGAACGCGCGGATGCGTGCCCAGGACCCGGCCATCCAGGACCTGCGGGCCCTGCCGGCGACCCTGCCGCGCGCAACCGTGATCGCCGAGATCGACGCGCTGTCCGCCGTCCCGTCGCGCACACTCTACGACCTGCACGGCCAAGTCCTCGACGCGGCAGCCATCGCAGCCCTGCGCGCGCGCCTGGCCCTGGACGCGATCCCCGACCAGCAGCCGGTGCGCTACGGCTTGGTCACCCGGCGCGCGGACCTGCGCACTTTCCCCACCGAGCAGCGGGTCTTCAGCAGCACGCAGGACCACGATATCGACCGCTTCCAGGAGTCGGCGCTGTTCCCCGGCGACGCGGTGGCGGTGCTGCACGAGAGCCGCGACGGGCAGTGGCTGTTCGTGACCAGCCAGCGCTACAGCGCCTGGATGGAGAAGCGTTTCGTCGGCATCGGCACACCGCAACAGGTATTCGACTACGGCGCCCACGGCCCGTACCGGGTGATCACCGGCGCCACCGCCAGCACGGTGTTCACCCCCGAACAGCCGCAGGTCTCGGACCTGCAGCTGGACATGGGCGTGCGCGTGCCGGTGCTGGCCGACTGGGACCCGACCCAACCGGTGAACGGCCAGATGCCCTACACCGGCTGGGTGATCCAGCTACCCATCCGCGATGCGGACGGTGGCCTGCAGCTGGTGCCCGCGCTGCTGCCGCGCACGGCCGACACCGCGGCCGACTACCTGCCGCTGACCCCGCGCCACCTGATCGAGCAGGCGTTCAAGTTCCTGGGCGAACGCTATGGCTGGGGGCATTCCTACGACACCCGCGACTGCAGCGGCTTCACCTCGGAGATCTATCGCGCCTTCGGCGTGCTGCTGCCGCGCAACACGTCCCAGCAGGCGGTCAGCCCCGCGCTGGACCGCATCGCCTTTACCAAGGACGACCCGGACAGCAAGCGCATCGCCGCTGTGCGGCAGCTGTCGGTGGGCGACATGGTCTACATCCCCGGCCACGTGATGGTGGTGCTGGGCCAGGCCGACGGGTTGACCTATGTCATCCACGACACCGAGGGCGGTGGCTGGGCGGGGCCGGATGGCCAGCGCGTGGCCGGGCACCTCAACGGGGTGTCGGTCACCCCGCTCGAGCCGATGCTGGCCAGCGACACCGCCAGCTACGTTGACCGCATCACCAACATCCAACGCGTGCGCCCGCCGCACGCTTCGACCAAGCAGGCCGAATGAAGATCACCGACATCCAGCTGGGCATGCTCCGCGTGCCGCTGAAGACGCCATTCAAGACCGCGTTGCGCACCGTGGATACGGTGGAGGACGTGGTGGTGCTGATCCGCACCGACACCGGCCACACCGGCTATGGCGAGGCGGCCGCCACCGCGGTCATCACCGGCGACACGCACGGCTCGATCATCGCGGCGATCGACACCTTCATCAAACCGCGCCTGATCGGCCAGGACGTGGCCAACCTCAACCACCTCACCGCCCTGGTGCAGTCGGCCATGGAGCGCAACACCAGCGCCAAGGCCGCCGTGGAAATCGCCTTGTACGACCTGTGGGCGCAGCTCTACGACGCGCCGTTGTACAAGCTGCTGGGCGGTGGCGACCCGGTGATCACCAGCGACATCACTATCTCGGTGGACTACATCGACAAGATGGTGGCCGACTCGCTGGACGCGCTGGAGCGCGGCTTCGAGTCGCTCAAGATCAAGGTCGGCAAGGACCTGGGCCTGGATATCGAACGGGTCAAGGCGATCCATGCCGCGGTCGAAGGCCGCGCCCTGCTGCGCCTGGACGCCAACCAGGGCTGGACCGCCAAGCAGGCGGTCTACGCCATGCAGAAGCTCGAGGACGCCGGCGTGGTCCTGGAGCTGCTGGAGCA is part of the Pseudoxanthomonas sp. JBR18 genome and encodes:
- a CDS encoding dipeptide epimerase; this encodes MKITDIQLGMLRVPLKTPFKTALRTVDTVEDVVVLIRTDTGHTGYGEAAATAVITGDTHGSIIAAIDTFIKPRLIGQDVANLNHLTALVQSAMERNTSAKAAVEIALYDLWAQLYDAPLYKLLGGGDPVITSDITISVDYIDKMVADSLDALERGFESLKIKVGKDLGLDIERVKAIHAAVEGRALLRLDANQGWTAKQAVYAMQKLEDAGVVLELLEQPVKAADIDGLKYVTDRVNTPVMADESVFGPSQVFDLIKLRAADIINIKLMKTGGISNAIRIADIASLYGVDCMIGCMIESSISVAAAVHVAVAKAGAISKIDLDGPSLGAFNPVVGGVLFNESEISIPDAPGLGIREIQGLELLAP
- a CDS encoding SH3 domain-containing protein, which gives rise to MSGRPCAGRRVAALSRHAFTLSLPLWLLLAAVPAAARVPVPQVPINPVTGVVGVDPPKLTPAYWIAQQAHPDHPLLDRAGIAAQNARMRAQDPAIQDLRALPATLPRATVIAEIDALSAVPSRTLYDLHGQVLDAAAIAALRARLALDAIPDQQPVRYGLVTRRADLRTFPTEQRVFSSTQDHDIDRFQESALFPGDAVAVLHESRDGQWLFVTSQRYSAWMEKRFVGIGTPQQVFDYGAHGPYRVITGATASTVFTPEQPQVSDLQLDMGVRVPVLADWDPTQPVNGQMPYTGWVIQLPIRDADGGLQLVPALLPRTADTAADYLPLTPRHLIEQAFKFLGERYGWGHSYDTRDCSGFTSEIYRAFGVLLPRNTSQQAVSPALDRIAFTKDDPDSKRIAAVRQLSVGDMVYIPGHVMVVLGQADGLTYVIHDTEGGGWAGPDGQRVAGHLNGVSVTPLEPMLASDTASYVDRITNIQRVRPPHASTKQAE
- a CDS encoding TonB-dependent receptor — protein: MRRPTVLPAPSRLAVGLLAALLLPGIASAQDAASSDTDAKNLDKVTVTGSRIKRTDIETALPVTIIKKEEIDAQGISSAEQLMSYLNISGNGSDNLASNAGIVSGVDQRGNNGVSAANLRGQGADATLVLLNGRRVAAHGLKGRVVDLNSIPFAAIERVEVLRDGASAIYGTDAIGGVINFITRTDYQGAEVNGMVDATEDGGGNIYRGSLLVGHGDLDTDGWNAWASFSYRKDELLRGTDRDFSNGFQPDRGLSPDTRGTPYATVANRADSLIGNGLTDPADGSTQQYINPLDLPGSAGCETGSDLMGPYDNVLWGVPSARYACAYDYPAAAVIQQPVESKDVIGRATFKLGDQHQMYVEFTGSEVDAQKRFEPYQISPGSTFDATTWYPSTGEAYDAIYDQLASYFGPGQLSYGAPIAYRWRCMACGPREISTNTKSYRLLLGFDGSLGSWDYTAGLSRASSKSTSRLEGGYYYTSKLKDVLGSGLLNPFLMPGQAQSEEAMAALAAASANGVELYGGTSTMTSLDASVSGGLGFSLYGGEAQLATGIDLRREEYEFGGNQTGEDEGIYLAPFDNGNVLQKVSRDTKAVFAELYLPVLDTLDVTLAGRYDHYEGFGGTTNPKFSFKWQPIDALAFRGAYSTGFKVPTFNQMFYGEAESPYTGLDLADPATCPGGVADTSTPGCEAIQPNLLTGGKKDLDPEESRQKSLGVVIAPVDWFNMSVDWWEIKREKTIRSGISIDTLVENYDTFADNFIRDANGNITAIDQRYINSGGSLMRGIETDVNLTFDDVLGGDWRVHLNGSYLDTYRTKDLETLPYTDNLVGEYVRYYSLPIRWKHTLSVAYQRGDWSHMLTQIFRDGYKDEEPISVRNGTYIPPNWDPDVSSYTTYNYSVSYKGFHNIDVTFGIKNLFDTDPPFTAHMNDYAAGAGWEPRVADPRGRAYTLNVRYKFL